From Triticum urartu cultivar G1812 chromosome 2, Tu2.1, whole genome shotgun sequence, a single genomic window includes:
- the LOC125538420 gene encoding cysteine proteinase inhibitor 8-like encodes MATCSHLLLALVVVVAAAVDCTAAFDQDHTPFKPIPDLSVPRIQELGRWAVQQHNDQTGDRLTFTRVNGGQFQIVAPALNYLLDIDATNVDGTASTHTALIFVQYWTNTQRLDSFN; translated from the coding sequence ATGGCGACCTGCAGCCATCTGCTCCTCGCGCTCGTCGTCGTAGTTGCCGCGGCCGTTGATTGCACGGCGGCGTTCGATCAGGATCACACGCCGTTCAAGCCAATCCCGGACCTCTCCGTCCCGCGCATCCAGGAGCTCGGCCGATGGGCCGTGCAGCAGCACAATGATCAGACGGGCGATCGCCTGACGTTCACCAGAGTGAACGGCGGGCAGTTCCAGATTGTGGCGCCGGCGCTCAACTACCTGCTTGACATTGATGCGACGAACGTCGACGGCACGGCCAGCACGCACACCGCCCTCATCTTCGTGCAGTACTGGACCAACACGCAACGGCTCGACTCTTTCAACTGA